A genomic window from Schistocerca serialis cubense isolate TAMUIC-IGC-003099 chromosome 4, iqSchSeri2.2, whole genome shotgun sequence includes:
- the LOC126473377 gene encoding MOB kinase activator-like 2 isoform X2, with the protein MFTFGGGGRKLLKLTSLSNNVVIEVDETVTCFCRKARRKDKEPSTPSADDPKLYLEEALLERKLPDIDLRVLVDLPAGVDYNEWLASHTIAFFDHINLLYGTISEFCTMSGCPDMTGPGYRTYLWFDDKGKKARVAAPQYIDYVMTFTQKTISDETIFPTKYGNEFPSSFESIVRKILRLLFHVLAHLYHCHFKEVVLLNLHAHLNCVFAHLTLLNERFQLIEVKETEILQDLVLALKVHSDAPETSTNGEDGIRGNSDSKQSSGDATSQSLSAGETTPMTANNIGTENEQDTESGTGIPSSSKSDLLTSVSEKEAKKEESSKNHDGVQDVSH; encoded by the exons GAAAGCCCGTCGGAAAGATAAAGAACCATCAACCCCTAGTGCAGATGATCCAAAACTTTACCTCGAAGAAGCGCTCCTTGAGCGAAAGTTACCTGATATTGATCTGAGAGTCTTGGTGGACCTACCAGCAGGAGTAGACTACAATGAATGGCTAGCTTCCCATA CTATTGCATTTTTTGATCATATAAATCTTTTATATGGGACAATATCAGAATTTTGTACAATGTCTGGATGCCCAGACATGACTGGTCCAGGTTACAG GACCTATCTTTGGTTTGATGATAAGGGTAAGAAAGCGCGAGTTGCCGCGCCACAGTATATAGATTATGTGATGACATTTACCCAGAAGACTATCAGTGATGAGACAATATTTCCTACAAAATATG GAAATGAATTTCCCAGTTCATTTGAATCTATTGTTCGAAAAATCCTGAGGTTATTGTTCCATGTTTTGGCACATCTATATCACTGTCACTTCAAGGAAGTGGTTCTACTAAATTTACATGCACACCTGAACTGTGTATTTGCCCatctgacattattgaatgaacgcTTTCAACTTATAGAAGTGAAGGAGACAGAAATTCTGCAAGACCTAGTGCTTGCATTAAAAGTTCACTCGGACGCTCCAGAAACGAGCACCAATGGTGAAGATGGTATCCGTGGTAATTCGGACAGTAAACAAAGTAGTGGTGATGCCACAAGTCAGTCACTTTCTGCTGGTGAAACAACACCAATGACAGCAAATAATATAGGGACTGAAAATGAGCAGGATACTGAATCAGGAACAGGGATACCAAGCAGTTCAAAGTCGGATCTGTTGACTTCTGTGTCGGAGAAAGAGGCTAAGAAAGAAGAGTCTTCAAAAAATCATGATGGTGTACAGGATGTGTCTCACTAG
- the LOC126473377 gene encoding MOB kinase activator-like 2 isoform X3, producing MGKARRKDKEPSTPSADDPKLYLEEALLERKLPDIDLRVLVDLPAGVDYNEWLASHTIAFFDHINLLYGTISEFCTMSGCPDMTGPGYRTYLWFDDKGKKARVAAPQYIDYVMTFTQKTISDETIFPTKYGNEFPSSFESIVRKILRLLFHVLAHLYHCHFKEVVLLNLHAHLNCVFAHLTLLNERFQLIEVKETEILQDLVLALKVHSDAPETSTNGEDGIRGNSDSKQSSGDATSQSLSAGETTPMTANNIGTENEQDTESGTGIPSSSKSDLLTSVSEKEAKKEESSKNHDGVQDVSH from the exons GAAAGCCCGTCGGAAAGATAAAGAACCATCAACCCCTAGTGCAGATGATCCAAAACTTTACCTCGAAGAAGCGCTCCTTGAGCGAAAGTTACCTGATATTGATCTGAGAGTCTTGGTGGACCTACCAGCAGGAGTAGACTACAATGAATGGCTAGCTTCCCATA CTATTGCATTTTTTGATCATATAAATCTTTTATATGGGACAATATCAGAATTTTGTACAATGTCTGGATGCCCAGACATGACTGGTCCAGGTTACAG GACCTATCTTTGGTTTGATGATAAGGGTAAGAAAGCGCGAGTTGCCGCGCCACAGTATATAGATTATGTGATGACATTTACCCAGAAGACTATCAGTGATGAGACAATATTTCCTACAAAATATG GAAATGAATTTCCCAGTTCATTTGAATCTATTGTTCGAAAAATCCTGAGGTTATTGTTCCATGTTTTGGCACATCTATATCACTGTCACTTCAAGGAAGTGGTTCTACTAAATTTACATGCACACCTGAACTGTGTATTTGCCCatctgacattattgaatgaacgcTTTCAACTTATAGAAGTGAAGGAGACAGAAATTCTGCAAGACCTAGTGCTTGCATTAAAAGTTCACTCGGACGCTCCAGAAACGAGCACCAATGGTGAAGATGGTATCCGTGGTAATTCGGACAGTAAACAAAGTAGTGGTGATGCCACAAGTCAGTCACTTTCTGCTGGTGAAACAACACCAATGACAGCAAATAATATAGGGACTGAAAATGAGCAGGATACTGAATCAGGAACAGGGATACCAAGCAGTTCAAAGTCGGATCTGTTGACTTCTGTGTCGGAGAAAGAGGCTAAGAAAGAAGAGTCTTCAAAAAATCATGATGGTGTACAGGATGTGTCTCACTAG